The Dokdonia sp. 4H-3-7-5 genomic interval ATCTATAACGTCTTCTTTGAATTTGAAGACGGTCCACCTACCACAAGTCAAGAACTAAACGGCTGGGGAGATGACCTCGTACATGAATACCTAAAAGCCATTGAGGTTAACGGAAGAATAGGAGTCCTCTATAGCAACAAAGATTACGGCTGCGAGTGGGATTACGATTTCAGAAACAAACGTTGGTATAAAATTGATAACACAAAATTTGGAGTGAATATCGTGATGTATGCATTAACATCATAAATCGCCAACATCTCCCTGACTCCCTCTTCAAAGAGGGGCACTATTGGGAGAAGAGTTTGCTTTTGCTTTGCAAAAAGCAACTTAAAAAGTTCCCATCTTCGAAGAGGGGCTAGGGGAGATGTTTTGCAGGGGAAGCTAGGAGTAAGAGAATGATGTTTCTCGAACATCTCCCTAACTCCCTCTTCAAAGAGGGACACTGTTGCGAAGAAATGTTGTTTTTGTTTCGCAAAAAGCAACATGAAATTTCCCCTCTTCGAAGATGGGCTAGGGGAGATGTTTTGCAGGAGAAGCTAAGAAGAAAAAGAGATTTAATAAGGTAACACTATGAATAACACACTAACCGAATTACAACAAGAAGTAACCACGTTAACTGGAAAGCTAAAGGATCTTAAGAAAGAGATTGCAAAGGTGATTATAGGTCAGGAGGAAACGGTGGAGCAATTGCTTATTACCTTTCTTGCTGGTGGTCATGCATTGCTTGAAGGAGTTCCGGGGCTTGCAAAAACCTTGATGATTCGCACCTTGTCGCAGGCAATAGACTTGGATTTTAAACGTATCCAATTTACCCCAGATTTAATGCCTTCAGATATAATTGGAACAGAGATTCTGGAAGAAGATCAGGCTACGGGTAAAAAGTTTTTCGAATTCAAGAAGGGGCCTATTTTTGCAAATATCATCCTAGCAGATGAGATTAATCGTACCCCACCAAAAACACAAGCTGCATTACTGGAAGCGATGCAAGAATTTGAGGTGACCTATTCGGGTAAAACCTATAGTCTTGAGCGTCCATTTTTTATTCTGGCAACTCAAAATCCTATTGAGCAGTCGGGTACATTTCCATTACCAGAGGCGCAACAAGATCGTTTTTTGTTCTATATCAAAATAGGATACCCTACAGCAGCTGAGGAAACTCATATTTTAAAAAGTACTACGAGTGGTGTTAAGCAGGCAGTACATCCTGTGCTCACGGGAGCAGATATTTTACGATTGCAGCAACTTGTAAGAGAGGTGCCTATAAGCGATAATCTCATCGATTTTGTAAGTACGATAGTACGTGCAACGAGACCAGAAACTACCACAAATGACTATGTAAAACAATGGGTAGGCTGGGGCGCAGGCCCAAGAGCAGGGCAGGCAATGATTCTTACTGCAAAGGCGAGAGCGCTCTCACAAGGGAGAATGGCAGTAACGCTAGATGATATTAAAAATGTGGCCTTACCAGTATTGCGTCATAGAGTGATTGTCAACTTCAAGGCAGAGGCAGAAGGGATTACATCAGACCAAGTAACCACTCACTTACTTAAAGAAATAGACTTAGCTTAATAACCACAATAATAGCAGCAAAGAATACTATGTCAAAAGACGATTATAAATCGCTACTTAAACACGAAGTGATAAACAGAGTTTCTGGATTATCACTTATTTCGCGCGTTATCGTAGACGGTTATTTGTCTGGACTCAATAAAAGTAGGCGAGTAGGGGCTGGGTTAGAATTTAGTCAATATCGAGGCTATGAACCTGGTGATGATCTCAGGTTACTAGACTGGAAAATGCTTGCGCGTTCTGGTAGATATTACATCAAGCAGTCAGAGATAGATACACATATTTCTGTGAGATTTATAGTAGATGCAAGTTTGTCTATGCTTCATAAGGAAGGTGATATTTCAAAAATGGAGTATGCAAATGTACTCGTGGCAAGTCTTGCACACCTCGCACAAACGCAAGGAGATGCGGTAGGTTTGCTTACGGTAAACAATCAAAAGTTAGAAGCATTGCAGCCGGCTATTGGGAAGCAGCATTTTAATAGATTCTTGTACCAATTATTACAATTAAAAAATCAAGGCTCTTGGCCTATGCAGTTGGCAAGTGAGAAGCTCCATAATCGTAGTCATAAGGAGCTCATATTTTTTATCACAGATTTGTATGAAAATGATGAGGAAATTATAACAATGATTAAGCAGCTTAAAACAGCCAGAAACGAAGTTGCAGTGTTGCATTTGCTGGGCAAGAGCGAACTAGAATTTGATTACAAAGGACAAGTGATTTTTGAAGATCTTGAATCTGGTGCTAAGGTGAAGGTAAACGCAAAGGATGCAAAAACTACTTATTTACAAGCGCTAGAGCAATCTATGAAAACTACTAAGGAAGCGTTACTTGCTAGCGGTATAGACTATGAGTTATTTTCACTAGAAGACCATATTGGCGAAGCATTGCACTTATTTCTTAAAAAACGTAGCAGTATTTTTTGATATGACATTACTACAGCCATCATATCTCTGGGGACTACTAGCACTTGCAATTCCAATTCTCATTCACTTGTGGAGTCGCAAGAAGGTGCGCACTATAAAAGTGGGCAGTATACAATTTATCGCGCCCACAAAATCTAAAGAGAGTAATAGTATCCAGCTTAATGAATGGTGGCTACTACTATTGCGTTGCTTGATTATTAGTACGCTAGTGGTAATTCTTGCACAACCACATATTACAACAACTCCCGATAAGGAGGAAGTTGCTTATCTTTTCGAACCTTCGTTACTTTCCACAGCAGATGGTCTAGCGAGATTTGAACAAATACCACTAGAAGGAAGGCGATTATTACAAGAAGATTTTCCACTGTGGGAGACTGGAGATGTAATAGCAAATAAAGAGGTGGTGCCTAATTATTGGCAGCTCGCTCGAGAGATGGAAGAATTAGCTGCAGATAGTATTGTGGTTTTTACACACGCTTTCGCGAAAGCGTTACAAGGCAAAAGGCCTACCATAAAAAAGAACATTACGTGGATTCCTGTGGAAACTACTAGACAGAATGAGCAGCCCCTAGTCGCAATTGCTCATAAGGATAGTTTAGAAATCATTAATGTGTTGAGCGAGGCACAACTACTTGGTATAAATAAAGAGAAAGTAGCGATACGTGATGTAACATTAAATCTTACAAAAGATAGCGTCGAGATCAGAACGAATGGTATTTCCAGAACCATTTCTATAAAAGAGTATTCTCCTATTGAGACTACAATCATCTATAATAAAAGACATGATGCCGAACGTAGTTATCTAGAGGCAGCTTTACGTGCGATAAGTCAGTTTACTAAGAGAGAGATTGTCATCACCGCAGTGTCAGATAGAGAAAAAATAGATACGACGACTATAGATTATTTGATTGATTTGAGTGATAATCCTATGATGGCTAGCGACACGCCTACATTATATTATCGTCCAGGAGAAATCGCAAATTCGCTTGTTGTACCAGGACCTGCAGCAACTACGTCGATACTGACAAAGAAACTAACGCCTAAACTCATTACAGGAGAACCTCTAGTAACACAATTACTTACATGGCTTAATCTTGATCAAGAATTAAATATACAAATGGGAGACCTTGATAATCGGGTGATGAGTTTAGAGCAACTGCAAACCATTAATATTCCCGCTACCACAATGAAAAAAGAGGTAAAATCAGATATGTCAAGTACCTTCTGGATACTGCTTTTAGTACTCCTTGTAAGCGAGCGCATACTCTCTAGAATACGTAAACAATAATGCAAGAAGGGATACAACTCATACAGATTTACATGAAGCGCTGGCAGTTATTGCGAGGCTTAGAAGCCGTGCTTTATGGTATCGGAGCTGGACTTTGTAGTGCATTTATTACTAGAAATCTAATAATAGGTATTGTCGCTTTTCTAGTAGTAACTGCAATAGCAGTGCTCATGATTAAACCTTGGAGAATCAATCTAAGTTCTGTGAGTGCTTACATTGATAAACATCTTCATAATGCCGAATATAGTAGTAGTTTATTGTTGGCTTCGCCAGATGGAATGTCGGGACTTGCACAGTTACAGCAACAGAAAATTACCACACTCTTATCACAGCAAATTACCACTGTCAAACCTAAAACGAGGTTGCGATATGCTGCGATTACTGCAAGCGTATTGATACTAATCGGTGTCATAGTTTTTTATGCATTTGGAAAGAGCATAAATCGTACTAATGGAACTACACCTGGGCAGGAGATAATGACATTTTCTGTGACAGATTCTGTTGCTCCAGCATACAAGCCGCCTGTGCTCATTAATCAGAAGCTTGCCATTCGTTATCCAGCTTACACAAAACTTGGTTCACGTACGTCTAGTTTGATGAATGCAAAGGCAGTTGAGGGATCACAGCTATATTGGCAATTGGATTTTGACAGTAAGGTAAGTGAGGTTACAGTAGAAGGGATAGGAGTTAATGATGAGATGAGGGGTGATGGTACCGCTTTCGCGAAAGCGTACAAACCCACACAATCTGGCTATTATAATTTTAAATTCATTGATACACTTGGAACTAGCTACGCATCAGATATTTATGCGATTGAAGTGGTAAAAGACAAAGCGCCATTAGTAGAAATTAAAAACATCCCACAGTTTACGTCTTTTGATTATTCAGACAATAAGAAGATTGCTTTTACTGCCGAAATAAGTGACGATTACGGAATCGCAGCAGCACACATTGTTGCCACGGTAAGTAAAGGCGAAGGAGAGTCTGTAAAGTTTAGAGAAGAGAAGTTGGCTTTTAATCAACCGGTTCAAGTAGGTGAGAAATCCATGCGATTATCTAAGACTCTTAATTTAGATCAGCTGAAGATGGAGCTGGGTGATGAGTTGTATTTTTATGTTGAGGTAAGTGATCAAAAGACACCAAAGCCTAATATCACCCGTAGCGAGACATTCTTTGCAGTAATAAAAGATACGGTGAGTGATGGTTTTGGAGTAGAAGGAACTCTAGGAGCAGATTTGATGCCTGATTACTTTAGGAGCCAGCGGCAATTGATTATCGATACGGAAAAACTCATAGAAGAACGACCACAACTCACTGAGAAGGAATTTAAAACGCGCAGTAATGATTTAGGTTTTGACCAGAAAGCATTACGATTAAAGTACGGTCAGTTTATGGGCGATGAAGCAGATTCTGGCATCGCTGTTACTCCAGATATACCTCATGAAGACTTTGATGCAGATGATCCCACTGCAGGTTTTAGACATGATCACGATAGTGAGAATGAGCATAACCTCGTTCCAGAAGAACATGATCATGAAGAAGATGCAGAAGAAGAGGGTGAAAAATCTATACTAGAAGGATATATTCACAATCACGATGATCCTGAAGAATCAACCCTTTTTACGGAATCCTTGCGCAGCAAACTCAAACAAGCCATGGCCGAAATGTGGGATGCAGAGCTACACCTTCGTCTTGCAGATCCCAAAGTGTCACTACCTTATCAATATAGGGCATTGACATTAATACAAGACATTAAAAATAGTGCACGCATTTATGTGCACCGCATAGGTTTTGACCCGCCGCCTATTAAGGAAGATAAGCGACTTTCTGGAGATCTTAAGGAGATTGATAATTTTTATAAAACTGAGCAAATAGCGGCAACTAACCCTTATGTAAGTATGGAGCAAAGTATAGCGCTTCTTGAAAAGCATATTGCTGGAGAAGCCGCATTAACTGCTGCAGATAAGGCGATACTTGCCAGGGCTGGAGAAGAGCTAGCAACGATAGCAATACAAGAACCGGCAAGACACCTTAATACCTTGCAACAACTCAAATGGCTCACAGAAGAAAAGCAGCAACCGGCAACTACACTGCGACAAGTACAGCGTGGATTATTACAAGCATTACCAGTAAATGATGCAATGCCAATTAGTCGTAAGCCATACAGAGGAAAGCTAGAAGATATATTCATTAAAGAACTACAGACGGGTGATCGATAATATATCCTTTATACATGAAGAGTGGATGTGGCCTGTAATTGCTGGCGCCGTTATATTGTGGGGTCTTTTTATATGGAAAGAACTTCGCGTAACAGGCAGCAAATATGTAATGATAAAGGCGATAATCGCTCTTATCGCAGTAGCTAGTCTTGCATTGATGTTGTTGCAGCCAGTAAAAACTGTACCACGTACTAAGGGCGTAGGCATTATTCTCACAGAAGCATATAAACAACAGCAGTTAGATAGCTTACAGGTTCTCTACAAGGACATAGAAATTATCAAATATGATGGTGATGGTTTTAATCCCTTGCAACTCGAGGCTATAAGTACTGCTTATATACTCGGGAATGGGGTTGCCTCTTATGATATTTGGCAAATACAATCTATTGCAACTACCTATTTAACTGGTGAGAGATTGAGTGGTATTACAAAACTCGCGTATAATAAATCTGCAACCGTTGGTGATTCCCTTTCAATCCGTGGGATTTATACATCGCCTATTAAAGGAAATCGCTTGTTACTAGAAGATGCTGGAGGAAATGAACTTGATTCGGTAACGGTTTCTGGTGGTGATGCATTTGATTTTGAGCTGCAAGCTACAACCTCCGTAAGTGGAAAGTATGTGTATAAACTTATTGAAAAAGACAGTCTTAGTACTATTATTTCTGAAGATCCATTACCTCTAATCATTAAAGAAAAAGAACGCTTGCGTGTTTTAATTATAAATGGTTTTCCCACGTTTGAAACTAAGTACCTAAAAAACTATTTAGCTGACGAGGGGCATGAAGTGCTAGTACGCAGTCAGCTTACTAAGGAACGGTACAAGTTTGAAAATTTTAATAGAAAACAAGGAGTTATCTACGGCTTTACGAGCGCTAATCTTTCAGCTTTTGATGTGGTGGTTATGGATGCTAGTTCTTACAACGGCTTGTCTAGCGGTTCTCGTAGAACACTTAATAATCAAGTATCGCAAGAAGGTCTTGGAGTATTTATACAGCCAGATGTGGCAGTAGTAAATGATGGTAAACAATTTGGTTTTCGCTTTAAGCGAAATAATAAAAATGAAATAGCACTCTCAACCTGGCCTAAAGTTAAGGTAGCTACAATTCTTTATAGTTTTGACGCTGGAGCACTCGTACAACCTATTATTTCTGAAGAAGGAAATGTATGGGCAGCATACGCTCAGCGGGGTGCTGGTAGATGGGGAAGTACGACACTTACAGATACCTATCAATTAATTCTTGATGGTAATGAAGCAACATACAACTATTTATGGTCTTCCATACTGAGTGCGGTAAGTCAGAAAGAATTGCCTACTGTTCTCTGGGAATTTCAAGAAGAAATAGGGGTAAAGGATGCACCTTTTCGCTTTAAGCTACGCACAGAAATACCAGCTCCAAAGGTTCTGGATAATGAGCAGGTTGCAATCCCACTACGACAAGATGTTTTGCTAGAAGATCAATGGGAGGGAACGGTATATCCATCACACTCAGGCTGGAATGAATTGCGTCTAGCGCAAGATAGCACCGCAGTTGCCAGCTTTTATATCCCGCTCGACACTGACTGGAAATCGTTAAGAACATCTACTCAAATCGCTCATAATAAACGCACATTTAATGTAGCTCAAAAGGCAGCAGAAACGCACACAGTTTTAGAACCTGTAGAGCGTTTATGGTTATTTGTCATATTTATTCTTGCGATGGGCTATTTATGGGTAGCGCCTAGACTAGAAGGTGTGTGAAGAATAATTGACTATCTTGAGTCATTGTTTAATCCGTGTTTATACAATAATTTATGAGTGCAAAAACTATTTCTAAGCTATTTGTAATAGCTGGCCTATCTAATGTACTTGGTGTGCTACTATTATCTAAAGGATTTACAAATCAAGTAATGATGGATACACAGCCAGAAGTAATGGGCTATTTTGGGCTTATAGCAATTGTTTTATGGGGACTTGGGTATATAGCTGTTTCTAAAAGCTATGCGTCTGTACCATGGCTTATTGCGGTATTTACGATTGAGAAATTTGCATACGTGATTGTATACCTACAGTGGTTTACGAGCCATTCAATTACTACAGTATACGAGCAAGACGCACTTGCTGGAGTATTTTATAGCATCTATGGTCTTAATGACTTTCTTTTTATGCTCTTCTTTGGATGGGTATTTATACGCTTGAATAAATCTACCATCAAGTAATTTCAAAGATTACAACTTATTTACTTGCTTTACGATTTCCTATAAATCGCAAAAGGCTATCCTTGTGGATAGCCTTTGCAAAACAATGAGGTTAAATTAAGTATGGTAACAAATCATTACTCAAAACCAAATTGAAAATTTGGGGGAATTCAATCTAATAAACAATCTATAAAAACATCTTCTCTGCGGGGATAATCATACTTCTTTTTCTGTACTAGATCTTCGAGTAACACTCGCTATGCTAGGTAAGTAAGTCATTCTGCACTGCTAAATTAGCTATACATGATCTTCTCCATCATTTTTGAAATGATGAGCCGAGCGCATTCTATGAAATGCACAATTAATCGATAAAATACACAAAATTAATAACTGTGGCTCTAAAGTTTTGAGCTTGCTCATTTTTGATGAGAATAGAAAAGACAGAAAAAAGAGCGTGTTGAGGTTCGCTTTCGCGAAAATGGGATGGGTTTTAGACTAATTATGATAAATGAAAGCCATGATAATTAAACTAAGGTAGGTGTCTCTGTTGTAGAATAGAGGTATGAAATTAATGTTACTTTTAATTTCTTAATGTCTCAAAAGTTTCGGCCATAGCGAATTTATCTTCTTCGGCATAAGGGTAGATAAAGAGAAAGGAGTAATGCTCGTGGTTTAATAATATTTCATATTTATCTAGAACACCATTTACAAAGGACGAAAACGTACTTTTAATACGACGATAACTTAAGTCTTTATGGACAGTAATTAATTTATCAAGGTATGAATAAGACATAGCTACGCTTGTTACCATTACTGGATTTTCTGCCGAAAGGCCATACGTTTGATTTTTGCTTTCCATAGTATTAATTTGAAATGGAGTATAAGTTAAAATAGATTTGGATTGTAATTTACATCACAATCCAAATCTATTAATAAAGATATAAACTACTCTACAAACTCAATAATTTGAGCAGAAACAATCACTTTGTATTTGCTCACAAATAAGAAACCAGAAGTTTTTACTTCTACCACCTCATTTACTACGCTTCTTGCAGCTCCATCCATTCCTGCTCCTGAAAGCATTTTTGCCTTTGCTTCGGCTACGAGACCGTTTTTTGCTAGTCCGCCTATTCCAAAAATATAAGTAGCTTCTGCTTCTCCTTTTACCATTTTTACAACTTTGAAGTTCTTCTTTGTAAGAACAACTTCTGTAGTGTTCTGGTTGTAGTTTTTTGGTAAGCCAAAGTGTGAAGCACAACTTGTCATTAACAGAGCAACTAGTGCTAGTAAAAGGTACATTTTTTTCATAAATAATCTTGATCTTAGGTATTACCTACTCCTGTTTAGTGTCTTTTTTCGGCTTGTTCCGACAGTGTGTGGCAAACATAATTTTATCAAAGCAGACTTTTTTACGGGCAACCTCATTCTGGTAGATTTATTGGTTTTTTTAGAGAAGTATCTTTATTACTCTTTTGATATTTAACAAATTCTGTAAAAAAAAGGGTCTCCAGATGGAAACCCTTTACAAACAATCCCGACTTAGAAACCCCTAGCAACTAAGCCGTGACAAGTATACGAACTTTACAAAAAGATGGCGTACGGGAAACCGCATTGAGTTCATTTTTATTTTTTCAGTCAATAGGTAGTCTAAAAAAAATATAAATATATTGGGTTTTGTTTTTCTTTCGCGAAAGCGGACTTCTTAGGTGTGTAATTAAAACAAAAAGGCACCCAAGTGGGTGCCCAATGCAAATAATCTTGACTTAGAAACCCCTAGCAACTAAGCCAAGACAAGAATACATGATTTTTAAACAAGTCTTTTACGGGTTTCCTTTATTTGGGCGTTTTTTTTCATTTTTAACTTTTGCGAAAGCGAATCCGAAAAGG includes:
- a CDS encoding AAA family ATPase, which encodes MNNTLTELQQEVTTLTGKLKDLKKEIAKVIIGQEETVEQLLITFLAGGHALLEGVPGLAKTLMIRTLSQAIDLDFKRIQFTPDLMPSDIIGTEILEEDQATGKKFFEFKKGPIFANIILADEINRTPPKTQAALLEAMQEFEVTYSGKTYSLERPFFILATQNPIEQSGTFPLPEAQQDRFLFYIKIGYPTAAEETHILKSTTSGVKQAVHPVLTGADILRLQQLVREVPISDNLIDFVSTIVRATRPETTTNDYVKQWVGWGAGPRAGQAMILTAKARALSQGRMAVTLDDIKNVALPVLRHRVIVNFKAEAEGITSDQVTTHLLKEIDLA
- a CDS encoding DUF58 domain-containing protein; this encodes MSKDDYKSLLKHEVINRVSGLSLISRVIVDGYLSGLNKSRRVGAGLEFSQYRGYEPGDDLRLLDWKMLARSGRYYIKQSEIDTHISVRFIVDASLSMLHKEGDISKMEYANVLVASLAHLAQTQGDAVGLLTVNNQKLEALQPAIGKQHFNRFLYQLLQLKNQGSWPMQLASEKLHNRSHKELIFFITDLYENDEEIITMIKQLKTARNEVAVLHLLGKSELEFDYKGQVIFEDLESGAKVKVNAKDAKTTYLQALEQSMKTTKEALLASGIDYELFSLEDHIGEALHLFLKKRSSIF
- a CDS encoding BatA domain-containing protein encodes the protein MTLLQPSYLWGLLALAIPILIHLWSRKKVRTIKVGSIQFIAPTKSKESNSIQLNEWWLLLLRCLIISTLVVILAQPHITTTPDKEEVAYLFEPSLLSTADGLARFEQIPLEGRRLLQEDFPLWETGDVIANKEVVPNYWQLAREMEELAADSIVVFTHAFAKALQGKRPTIKKNITWIPVETTRQNEQPLVAIAHKDSLEIINVLSEAQLLGINKEKVAIRDVTLNLTKDSVEIRTNGISRTISIKEYSPIETTIIYNKRHDAERSYLEAALRAISQFTKREIVITAVSDREKIDTTTIDYLIDLSDNPMMASDTPTLYYRPGEIANSLVVPGPAATTSILTKKLTPKLITGEPLVTQLLTWLNLDQELNIQMGDLDNRVMSLEQLQTINIPATTMKKEVKSDMSSTFWILLLVLLVSERILSRIRKQ
- a CDS encoding DUF6567 family protein: MKKMYLLLALVALLMTSCASHFGLPKNYNQNTTEVVLTKKNFKVVKMVKGEAEATYIFGIGGLAKNGLVAEAKAKMLSGAGMDGAARSVVNEVVEVKTSGFLFVSKYKVIVSAQIIEFVE